CGCCCGTCGTAGACCACCTCCGAGATGAAGCGGCACACCTCGTCGTGCATGCGCCAGGTGGTGCCGAGGAAGATCCCGCGTTCCGGGGGGATGGTCGGCGCCCCCTCGAGGAGGTAGTCGAGGACCGAGAGCCCCGACTCCCCCGGGTGCACGCCCTGAATGGGCTGCGCCAGTTGCATCTGGTCCCCGACCAGGACGAGGTTGCGGGCCGCGAGCCCCATCGCCACCATATTGGCCAGCGACACCTGCCCCGCCTCGTCCACGAAAAGGAAATCAAGCTTTTGATCAAACTCCTCGCGGGCGAAGAGCCAGGCGGTCCCCGCGATCAGGTCGGCTTCGGGGTCGACCCGGCCGTTGTCGGTCACATCCTCCACGAAGCGCCCGCCAAACCAGGTCTCCTCGTTTGCGGTGCTCTTCTTGATCCCGCGGAAGCTGAAGCCGGTCTCGACCGCCCGGCGTTCCACCGCGGCCAGGAGGTTGTGAATCGCCTTGTGGGAGTTGGCCGCTACCCCCACCCGCCGTCCCTGCCGCAGCAGCTCCACGATGATGTGGGAGGAAGTGTAGGTCTTGCCCGACCCCGGGGGGCCCTGGATGAAGAGACAACTTTCGTCGAGCCGGCTGACGGCATCGATAGCCTGTGCGAGCGTTTCTTCCGCGTCCCGAACGACGGGGACGCCGGGAGCATGCCCCGAGATCCGGGGCGGCTCGCGCATGAGCAGCGCCCGCACCGCCCGGTAGCGGTCCGGGTCGGAAACCATGGCTTCGGCATGGCGGTAAACCGCGTCGCGCAGCACCCTCTGGTCGATCGGGCCGGCCGGGACCAGCGAAAGGCGTTCCGGCAGCTCCCCCTTCTGCATCCCCCGTTTGATCCGGACGGTACGCCTCTCCTCGTCGACGGAGAGAATGGTGCCTGCCGGCTCGAGCCGATCGGAGTCCAGGGGCGTGTCCCCCGCGCGGAGCTTGGTGTCCTGCGGCGGGAAGGTGTAGGTATAAACGATCGACCGCTTCTCCTGGACCGGGGCGATCCGGGGATGAAGGCGCAGGCCGGCGAGGCACTCCGCGTCCTCGACGAGCTCTTCTTCGCGACGCCCCTGGCGGTCGAACATCGCCCACCACTGCGGCTTGGCCTCCCGCCGGTGAAACTCCAGCAGCTGGGCCGTCAGGTTGCGCGCCGGGACTTCGGCCGCGGGGGCGCGCTCCAGCAGGCGACGCTCGCACTCCGAGCGCCGGAGTTCGGCTTCCTCCCGCGCCGCGGCCTTCTCCTCCTCCGGCTCTTCCGCCGCTTCGGGCCAGGGAACGTCGGGGGGGCGCAGCCCGAGGAGCCAGTCGCGCAGGAGCGCGGTCGAGCGGCAGTCGATCTCGTTGTATTCGGCGATTTCGGCAAGCAGGGGGGCATCACCGGTCGCGCGCCACTTTTCGTACACGACGATGCTGTCCCCGGCCGTTTTCACCTCGCCGGCGCGCCCCTCCATGTAAAACGCTTCCAGGTTCTTGAGCGAGTAGCGCGGCTCGGACACCCGCACCCCTTCCCTGACCACCTTGTACAGGTCGACGAGCTTCCGGCCGCGCAGGAGCCGGTCGACAGAGTCCTCGCGCGTCCCGTAGCCCGATGCCAGGCGCTTGAGCGCCGTTTCCTCGTAGTGGTTGTAATGATAGATATGCGCCCCGGGGTGGTCCTGGAGATGCCGGGTGAAAAAATCGCTCAGCCGCTCGAACGCCGCCCGCTCCTCCTCGTGGTCGTGGGCCCAGAAGGGCCTGAAAATACCCTTCCCCTCCTCCACGAAATAGACCCCCATGAGGTACTCGAGCCCGTCCGGGTAGAGCGGGTCCCCCTCGAAATCGAGGAAGAGGTCCCCGGGGTCGGGCCGCGGCATCCGCGCGAACCCCCGCCCCTCCTCGAGAGGCAACAGCTCGACCCGGTTTTCGCCGCTGTCCCGCTTTGTGACCTGCAGCTGCGCCTGCGACCGCAGGCGCTCGAGCGCCTCCGGCGCCATCCCGGCCACGGGGGCTTCGTCCGGAAGGGAGGCGAGCGCCCGCACCGTGCCGATGCCGGCCGATTGCAGCCTGTCGACCTGGGTGCGCCGGATGTTGGCGACCAGGCTCAGGTGGTCCTCCCGCTCCCACTGCGCCTCGCACCGCTCGCGCCAGCGGCAGCTGTCGCACGCCCGGCAGGGCTCGGGGCGCGACTCCGGGTGCGCCGCCGATACGAAGGTCTCGAAGCGGCGGCGCGCGATCCGGTAGTAGGCGGCGAAGTCGGCAAAGCGGAACGCCTCCTCCCGCCCGTCCCCCAGGATGATGTACATGGATTGCGGCTCGGTCCCCTGCGCCTCGGCCAGAAGCCCGGTGTAGACGCACAGCTGCATGATGTGGGCCGGGGTGGCGCGGCGCGCGAGCTTGGTGTCGACCGCCTCGTACAGCGGCCGCCCGGCGCGGTCGCGCCCCGCAAGGCGGAGGAAATCGGCGTAGCCGTGCCACTTCCCCGAGTAGAGCGCCCCCTGGTATACGATGTCGGCCCCGGACTCCATCGCCGCGCGCGTCTCGCGCACCCGCTCCCCGAGCGCGCCCGAGCCCTTGATTTGGACCACCCGGAGCCCCTCCCCCTTGAGCGCCTCCAGGTAGCGCCGCTCGTGCTCGAACCCCTTCTCCCGCAGGAGCGCGAGCTGCCCGTCCTCTTCGGCCTTCGGCAGCGGTTCTTCCAGGTCGCAGAGGTCGAGCACCGTCGCGTGCGCGCACCCGAGGAACCGGTCCAGGTCGTGTGCGGCCAACAGCAGGCCGCCGTGGTATTTGCGCATGAGGTGCGATCTCCCCGATAGGGTCCGCCGGCATTGTAGCAGGAATTGGCAATTGCGCTGGGATTGAGGGCGGGCCGTATAGTGTCTGGCCCGCCCTCAGCAAGTGAGACGATATTCGGACTATTTCTTTTTGACGATTTTTTTCAGGTTCGTCGTCAGTCTCTCGGCGGTCTTTCTAGGTCCGCCCCGTTTCATCGCACCCCACCACAAGCTCCTGTCTCCAGCCTCCGAGGCCCATAACATCGTATTTGATTTCGGGTCCACCACCATCACGTTGGCGATGTTGTGATCCTTTTCTCCCGATAGCCAGCCCTCGTGCCATGATCGCTTTTCCTGAATAACCAAGTTTCCCGTCATGATGTAATCGGCACCCTCGGGACTCAACAGGACCTGGAGGGGGACCTTCTTTTTGACCATTTCCGCGCGAATGAATCCATCGAGATCATTTTCCATCTCCTCGATGTAGATTTTCGCATTTCGCTCAAGGATCCTGTCTTCCGCAAATGCTGGCGCCAAGGAGGCCAGGGCGAACAGCAACATGATGGTCTTTTTCATATCTCTCCTTTTGTGTATTGCTTTGCACCGTTTCCGGTTTCATGCCTGTAGGCCCCGCCTCCGTTGCACCAAACGGGGTCCACTAAGGCTCAAATCATGCACATCAACGTAGACCGCTGTTATGACATCCGAGGTCACTCCCGGAACGACCGATGCCCGAATGGGCGGTGCCGACCTTATCGGATCCCCTGCCGAGCAGATTATCTTTTGCACATAGTTTCTTGCATTTTTCTCAACTGCGATTACGCTTTCCCTTGCATTTGACATCGAGTTGCCTATGATGATTCAAATTGATCGGGAATTAGACATGGATGATCTGGATACCCGAATCCGGCTAAAGGCCTTTGCGCATCTTGAAATCCTCCGGATGCAATATGGCGACATTTTGCCGCTGACGAGTCTCAGTGCGGGGTTCGAATTTGAGGGTCGGGGGGTTCGGTTTTTGGGTCCGCCCGGCATTTTCAAGCCGGCCATCCTGCCGGAGATCCCGCTCAGCATTAAAACTGTTCCGATCGAAGAGGGAAAGCCCCGTCCCTACGAGGATGAAATCGGTACGGATGGGCTGATCCGCTACAAATACCGCGGGACCGATCCCAACCACCGGGACAACGTGGGACTCCGCCTGGCCATGCAGAGGCAGGTTCCGCTGATCTATTTCTATGGCCACGCCCCGGGGCAATACGAGGCCGTATGGCCGGTGTACATTGTGGGCGATGACCCCGGCTCCCTTACCTTTTCGGTGGTGGTTGCAGAGAAGCGGGTGGATGCCAACCCAAGGGAGTTCTCGTTCGGGGACGAAACCGCCGTTCGCTCCTATATCACCGTTGCCACCCAGCGGCGCCTGCATCAACAAAGCTTCCGTATCCGGGTGCTTCAGGCCTACCGGCAGTCCTGTTCCATATGCAGGCTGCGACACGCGGAGCTTCTGGAAGCGGCGCACATCCTGCCCGACCGGAATCCCCGGGGAGAGCCCTGGGTGTCTAATGGGATTTCGCTCTGCAAACTGCACCACGCGGCGTTCGATTCCCAGATTCTGGGAATCCGGCCCGATCTGGTAATCGAGATCCGGCGCGATATCCTTGAGGAGTCGGACGGTCCCCTCCTCATTCATGGCCTTCAAGGGTGGCACAACAAGAAGCTCAGCGTAGTTCCGAATTCCGCGCTCTTGAAGCCGCGCGAGGATTTTCTGGAGGAGCGCTACGAGCTTTTCCGCAAGGCGGGGTAGTCGGCGGTCTACGGCTCCCAGCGGTCGATGCCGCGCTGCAGGGCGGTGACCTCCACCGCTTCCATCATTCCGGCGAAAACCCTAGACAGATCGAAAGTGCGGGCGGCGGTGAAGCGGCCGGTTTCCCTTTCGAACCGGGGCGGGTTGGCCCGGTGCAGGAGATCCCAGTACTCCAGGATGACGCCTTTCCGCTTCCTGAGCAGGGAGTTGGTGGGGAGGCGGTCGGCCTTGGCGCGGTTGATTGCCGCGGCGGCGGGGAGGAGGTTCCAGAGGTCGTTGTTACGCCAGAGGGAGAAGGGGAGGACGTGGTCCACCTCGTATCTCCCGTAGAGCCTCTCGCCCGTCCATACGCATTGCTTCCCCGCCATGTCCCGGTAGATGTTTTTGGCTTCATCGACGTTGCGGCTGAAGGTGGGGATTCGGAGGAGGCGGTCGATGACGTGGCTTCGGCTGATGGTTCCCCCGGAGATATCGGCGGTCAGCTCGCTCCAGCGGAGCAGGAGCGCGTCCTGGATCCAGTGCCCCGACAGGCACAGCTCCCGCCAGATGTCGGCGTCGAAAAACACTTGCTGGCTCTGGCGGTCGTAGACGAAAAAGTTCGTGTTTCCATCCATAAAGTGGCCTGCGTGCCGCACAGGACCATTGATGATGGTCCGGCATAGGATCCTCTGCAGCCGTTCGAGGATCGTCCGCTGTTGAGGGCTGAGGGCGTCGTTCCCGAGGGCCGTGGCGAAGGCGTCGAGGCCGCCGGAGAGGCTGAAGGAATCGATCAGCCGGCCCAGGTCGCGGCGGAAGGCGATCGGTTTGGCGCTCCCCGGCTTTTCCCCGCGGATCTGGGGGATGAAGCCTTCGGGGTTGTCCATCAGGGGCCAGTAATAATAGATCCAGCGCTCGACGATTTCGTCGACCGGGACTCCGACGCTGCCGTCGGGGCGCCAGGAGGCGAGGGCGAAGCGCGTCAGCGCGATGTCGCACAGGGCGCGGAAGAGGGCGAGTTTGTATGTCGCCGTCTTCCGGTCGCGGTTCAGGATCCCCTCGATCCGGTCGATGGGGCGCAGCGCCTGGTCCGAGCGCAGCGAGAAGAGGAGGGTGGTCCAGCGGATGGGCCGGCCGAGGCCGTCCTCGTTGTCCCAGCGGCCGAGGAGGTGAAAGCCGAGGCGCTCGAAGAGGAGCTCCACCGCCTCCGGGACCAGGGGGGTGTAGAGGCGCCCCTTGTCGTCGCGGCCGTTTTCCCCGATGCCGGGGCGCTGCCCCGGGAAGGAGAGGAGGAGCCGGCCTCCCGGTTTCAGGAGGCTGCGGATGTCGAAGGCGGCGTCGAACTGCCGCTCCGCCGGCAGGTGCTGCAGCACGGCGGAGCAGAGGACGCCGTCGAATTTTTTGTGAATGTGCGCCGAAAGCTCCGGGAGGGCGGCGGAATAGACGCGCCCCTCCGTCTCCGGGTGGTGCGACAGGCAGAGGGACCGCAGCGCGGCGCTCGGCTCGGCGCCGTAGGCGGCGTACTCCTCGGCGGCGAGGATGCCGAGGTCGCGCCCCGAGCCGGAACCGATGTCGAGGACCTCGGCCCCGGTCGGGAAGGCGAGCCGGAAGTATTGCCGCACCCCGCCGGCGGCGGATTCGTAGAGGGCGAAGACCTCTTCGGCGTTGTCGTCGTAGTAACGGATCGTGCGGTCGTCCATCGCGGGCCGATTGTACCCCCACGCAGGCAGCCTAGTAAATGATACCGGTATTGACTTCGCCGCCGGACGGGCTATCATGGCGTCGTGCTTATGAAACAGACTCTGCAAGCCTCGGTTCTCTAGTCCAGGAGCGACGTCCCGGCGGGTGGTTCCGCGCCCGGGCCGTGCTCCGCCCCGACTCCCGATTACGTTCATAAATCATCAGTGTGCCCGGCCGGTCCGGGGAATCATGAGAGGCTCGAGATGGATCGATCTGCAGAGGTTTTTGAAGGCGCTTTTCTGGGCGCCTGGGACGAGGCGAGGGGGAAGGAATTCGCGCCGTTTGCGGCGGCGGGGCTCGAGCCGGGGCGGGTGCTCGAAGCCGGCCGGAATGTGTTCCGGGTGTGGACGGCGGCGGGCGCCCGGACGGCGTACCCGGCGGGGGGGATCCGGGCGGCGGAGCCGGTGGTGGCGGGGGACTGGGTCGCGCTCGATACCGCCCAGACGACGGCCGTGGTCCGGGGGATGCTCGGGCGCCGCTCGTTCTTTTCACGCCAGGCGGCGGGCAGGGAGGTGCGGGAGCAGGTGCTGGCGGCCAACATCGATTTCGCCCTCATCCTCCTCGGGCTCGACCGCGACTACAACCGGAAGCGGCTCGACCGCTACCTGGTGCAGGCGCGCCGGGGGGGCGTGCGGCCGGTGGTGGTCCTGACCAAGGCCGACCTCTGCCCCGACCCGGTCGGGTTTGTCGCCCGGACGGAATACGAACTGAAGGGGGTGGCGGTGCACGCGATCTCGGTGCGGAGCGGGTACGGGGTGGCCGATCTCGGCGCCTGGCTGCGCCCGGGGAACAGCTGCCTCCTGACCGGTTCCTCCGGGGTGGGCAAGTCGACCCTGGTCAATCACCTGGCGGGCGAAGAGGTGGCGCGCACGGGCGCGGTCCGGCAGTCGGACGGGCGGGGGCGCGCGACGACGACGTCCACGCGCGGGTTTCTCACCGGCGGCGGCGCGTGGGTGTTCGACAGCCCGGGGCTGCGCGAGGTGCAGCTCTGGGGGAGCGAGGAGGACATCGCGGACGCGTTTGACGACATCGCGCGGCTGGCCCGGGGGTGCCGCTATGGCGACTGCGGCCACCGGGGGGAGCCGGGGTGCGCGGTCCGCGCCGCGCTCGAGCGGGGGGAGGTGAGCGCGGAGCGACTGCTCAATTACGGGAAGTTGCGGCAGGAACTGGGCGCGACCCGGGAGAGCGTGCAGCGGGCGCGAAAGAAGCGCTCGCGCGCAATCGCCCTCCTGGTGCGGAACCACCGGAAGGTGTCCCGGGAGTAAAGGCGGTGTTATTCATGGTCGCCATTATGTCGTATCATGTGACAATCCGATCGGGCGGGCATGGATGACAGGGGGGGACGGGAATGGAGCTCGAGCTGGTCGTGCGCGCTAAGATGGTCGGGAGGGTGATGCGCCGGGCGCGGCGGATCTCGCGCGCCATCGACCGGGGATTCGAGCCGCTCCGCGCCGGGTGGACGGTGGACGCCTACGACCCCCAGGCGCTGCTCGAGGCCTTTCCGCGCCTGCGCCTGCGGGAGGGGTTCCGGCTGTCGTCCTACCATTTCTTCGACGGCGTGAACGGCAACGGGTTCGTCTTTGCGATCCCGGCCGACGAGGAACTGCCCGAGCCGCCCGAGGAAGGGTTCGATTTCGGGCGGGATCCGCTCCCGGAATGGGCGAGCGCCGATATCGGCCGCTTCCTCGAGGGGGACGGCTCGGTCCTGGCCTATTTCCAGGCGTCGATCTTCATCCGGGAACTCGGGGAGATGGGCACGCTCCGGCAGGGCTGTACCTGGTTCCCGCAGGAGGTGATCACCGACGGCAGGGACATCGCCGGGCAGGCGTGGCAGTGGCGGGAAGAGGAACCGCTCGAGTGGCTCCCCACCGTGTGGCGGGACGGCGGCGGCCCGCGCTTCGTCGTTTTTTACACCTACACCGGCCTCGGCCGGGAGCGGATCCTCCGGCACACGGACGTCTATGCGGCGGGGTACCGCTTCGAGCAGAACCCCCGGGAGATCGCCCTGGGCGAAGGGGGCTATCTCCTCTGACCTACCCCCAGACCGACGCCTTCTTCGCCCAGGTGGTGTTGACGTAGCGGGTCTTGAAGGCCGCGCCCGTCTCCATGAGGTCGGCGGCGTCGCCGCTCGCCTTGTAGCGGGTGACGCCGCGCCAGTAGAGGGCCTCGGGGGCGGCGTCGGAACCGGGGTGCGCGTCGAGGATGTCTTCGAACCGCTTCACGGCCTCCTTCCAGTCCTCCCGGGCGAAGGCCGCGTGGGCCAGGCCGAGCTTGAGCTGTCCGAGGAAATCCTCGGGCGGCAGGAAGCCCTCGACCTGGTGGCGCCGGTTCCCCTCGGGGTCGAGGATCTGCACCGTCGGCGTCCAGCGCGCTCCGAAGCGCCCGAAGAGTTCGGGCTGCTCGCCGATGTGGATCTTGACCGCGATGAAATGGTCCTTGATGAATCTCCTGACGCGCTCGTCGGGGTAGACCTCGGCTTCCAGCCGGGCGCACCCTCCTCAAGCGGGGGCCGCGCTGAAATCGAGCAGGAGCGGTCGCCCCTCCGTGCGCGCCTCCTCGAGGGCCGCGTCGACGTTCTTCTTCCAGGTTATGGACATGGCTTGTTCCCTCCCTGCCCGGGGCGGACGGGTTTCCCGGGCTCGTTGATCTCTATATAAGATCCCGTCCCGGTCCGGCGCAAAGGAGGGTCAGTCGTACCGCCCGAAGGTCCGGGCGGTGTCGATCATCGCCTTCACGTTTTTCGGGTTCGCCTCGTCGATGCAGGTGGCCGTCAGGATGAAGCCGCCGTCCCTGCCGCAGGTCTGGATGAGCTTGCGGCAGTGCTCCTCGACTTCGGGGACCGAACCGGCCTTCAGGAGGAAGCCGGGGACGTCGATCATGATGCAGAGGTGGCCCCCCAGGACCGCCTTGGCCCGCTGCGCGTCGGTCTGCGAGAAATGGCACAGCACCTTTCCGCGCGGCAGCTCGAGCAGGTACTCCAGGCGCCGGTCCCAGGTCCCCTCGAAGAAGGGGCAGGGGGTCCACCCGGCATCGACCAGGGCCAGGAGGACCTTCCTGAGCGACGGCCAGTAGAACTTCTCGAACTGGGCGAGCGACATGAAGCCGTCGGAACCGCGGTGCAGGGCCATGAACACCCGCCGGTTGCCGTCGGCCGGGGCGGGGTTGGCCGCGATCATCTCCAGGTTCTGCCGGCAGTAGAGGTCGCAGACCTCGAGCAGCTTGTCGGGGACGCGGTACATGTCGAGCATCGTCCCCCGCATCCCGCGGAGGAAGTCGGAGACCGTGTCGAAAGGGGAGGCGGCCATCATCCGGGAGCTGTTGTAGACGGGGAAGCCGAGCTCCCCCATCTTCTCGTCGAAATCGAGGTCGGACGCCTGCCACTCGGCCTGCAGCCGGGCGGCGGCGGCGAAGCGCTCCAGCATCTCCGCCATCCCGGGCCGCACCGACTGCGCCAGCAGCCCGGCCAGCCCCCAGGGGCCGATGACGGACCGCATGGGGGGAAGATGCCCCATGGGTCCGGCGGAGCGGAAAGCGCGCGGGAGGTAGACGCGGGCCATGAAATCGGACGGGTCGCGGAGGAAGAGGTCGTACTCCTCCTGCTTCATCGGCTCCAGTTCGATCATCTGGTGGCTCAGGTTCGGGGCGACGCCGCCGCCGGGCCACCGCATCCCGAGGGGGCCGAGGATCTCCATCGCCTTCCCGGAGAGCATGGCCGTCTGCGCCCAGTAGATGTCGGGCCCGAGCTCGGTGATGGTCCGGACGTTGGCCGCGCGCCAGGCGGCGGCGTCGTAGTAGGCGGAGGAGAAGGGGACGCCGCAGTAGGTGCCCGAGAAGTAGCCGGCGAAGAGCTGAAACGGCACCCGGTCGGGCACCTCGAGCGCGATGGCGTCGCTCACCCTCCGGTCCCTTTCGGCATAGTGTGCGGCGGCGTCGCCGCGGGGCTTGGGCTGGGTCATTGCAAGGGCCTCCCTCGTTGCGGAACGGGTCGGGTTCGGAAGTCGTTCCGGGCCGGCTCGGGTTCACTGCATCGGGTTCGTCTGTCGAAGTTGAGGCCATTGTAACCAATTTGCGCCGCGCAAGCGCTTCATTTTGGCGCTTTATTTTTGCCGGGGTCGGCCGCGGGCTGATATAGAATGGGACGCATTGGACATCGTACGAAGTTGCGCTCTGCGCTGCGCGGCACATCAAAGGAGGCCCTTATGGCTGGCATGCTTAAGCTGAAGAACAAGGTACGGAAACCGAACGTGGTCGAACTCAAACCCTGGAAGTCGATCCACGACACGATCAAGGAACCGATGGTCACGGGTCTCGGCCCCCTGGACATCCCCGACTCGGTCCTGGCGATGGGATTTGCCCGCATCACCAAGCCCGACACCCTGGGCTTCCCGAGCCACAAGCACAACTTCGACCAGTGGGTCTACCTCATCGGAGACAGCCGCAACTTCGCCGACTTCGACGCCGACGTGGAGATCCTGCTGGGGGACAAGGTGGTCAAGATCAACTATCCCTGCTACATCTTCATCCCCAAGAACGTCATGCACTGCCCGCTCGAGATCAAGCGCGTGGGCAAGCCCTTCCTCTTCATCGACGCGCGGGTCACCCCGGATGCGAGCGTCCGCCCGAAAAAGCGGATCGCGATCCAGGAGGTGAAGTACATCGCCAAGAACAACAAGGCGCCGAAGGCCAAGGCCGCGCCCAAGGCCGCCGCCAAGGCGGCACCGAAAAAGGCGGCCAGACCGGCGCCCAAAAAGGCGGCCAAACCGGCGCCGAAAAAGTAAGCCTGATCCCGCACCCTCCCCGGCCGGGCGCCCGGCCGGGGAGGACGCAGACCTGCCTTCCCGCGCGCCTTGGACGGCTGTAAGGATGGAGGAGGCAGTGAGATTTCCTTACCCCTTTTTCGGCGACTGACGATCGCGGGTCAATTCATCAACGGTCAAGCCGATTTCTTTGGCGATCTGTTTCAGCAGGATGGGGGATATATCGCGGCCCGGATGAAACGGGATGGTCGTGCCCCGGCCGTCGGCATGCCGGTAATGCTTGTGAGACCCGCGTTGCCGATCCTCTCTGAAGCCCAGTCTCTCGAGAATGGCGGCAAGCTCCTTCGGTCGCAAAACCGGGGCTTTCACCATCATGCAACCTGGATGGTCTGAATTCCGATAAATTCTGTTTCCAGGACCGGATCTCCATCCTCCAGGAGCAGCTCCAGGACTTCCCGGAGATTGAGGCGGAGTTCGTCGAGGGTTTCTCCCTGGCTGTGAGCGCCTGGGAATCCGGGAACATATCCGACATAAAGTCCCGTCTGAGGGCATTTCTCTACGATCGCCGTATATGCTTTCATCGGATCCACTCCAGTTCTGCAATCATAGCACAGGGCGGATAGTTGCCGAAGCGGTGCCGAGTACATCCTGGTACGTTCCGGTGTTTTGCGGGTGTAGAATTCTCACGTCATCAAGTTTCCAATCATTTTCGGGGAGAGCGACATGAAACTCGCCGTGCGGGTCGCCGCGATGATGATGTTTTGCGCGCTTTCGGCCTCGGCCCAGAAGGGGGTCGAGGAGCTCACCGACGAGCGGGCGCTGGGGATCGCGCGGGAGGTGGTGGCCGCGCTCAACGCAGGGGACGCGGGGGCGGCCTATGACCGCTTCGACGAGGCGATGCGGAAGGCGGTGGCGCTCCCGCAACTCGAGGGAGTCTGGAAATCGATCCTGTCCTCGAAGGGGGCTTATGAGGGGGAAGCATCCCGGGAGGTCCGGAAGGTGCGGGAATTCACCTCGGTAGTCCTCACCCTCCGGT
This region of Acidobacteriota bacterium genomic DNA includes:
- a CDS encoding TM0106 family RecB-like putative nuclease, translating into MRKYHGGLLLAAHDLDRFLGCAHATVLDLCDLEEPLPKAEEDGQLALLREKGFEHERRYLEALKGEGLRVVQIKGSGALGERVRETRAAMESGADIVYQGALYSGKWHGYADFLRLAGRDRAGRPLYEAVDTKLARRATPAHIMQLCVYTGLLAEAQGTEPQSMYIILGDGREEAFRFADFAAYYRIARRRFETFVSAAHPESRPEPCRACDSCRWRERCEAQWEREDHLSLVANIRRTQVDRLQSAGIGTVRALASLPDEAPVAGMAPEALERLRSQAQLQVTKRDSGENRVELLPLEEGRGFARMPRPDPGDLFLDFEGDPLYPDGLEYLMGVYFVEEGKGIFRPFWAHDHEEERAAFERLSDFFTRHLQDHPGAHIYHYNHYEETALKRLASGYGTREDSVDRLLRGRKLVDLYKVVREGVRVSEPRYSLKNLEAFYMEGRAGEVKTAGDSIVVYEKWRATGDAPLLAEIAEYNEIDCRSTALLRDWLLGLRPPDVPWPEAAEEPEEEKAAAREEAELRRSECERRLLERAPAAEVPARNLTAQLLEFHRREAKPQWWAMFDRQGRREEELVEDAECLAGLRLHPRIAPVQEKRSIVYTYTFPPQDTKLRAGDTPLDSDRLEPAGTILSVDEERRTVRIKRGMQKGELPERLSLVPAGPIDQRVLRDAVYRHAEAMVSDPDRYRAVRALLMREPPRISGHAPGVPVVRDAEETLAQAIDAVSRLDESCLFIQGPPGSGKTYTSSHIIVELLRQGRRVGVAANSHKAIHNLLAAVERRAVETGFSFRGIKKSTANEETWFGGRFVEDVTDNGRVDPEADLIAGTAWLFAREEFDQKLDFLFVDEAGQVSLANMVAMGLAARNLVLVGDQMQLAQPIQGVHPGESGLSVLDYLLEGAPTIPPERGIFLGTTWRMHDEVCRFISEVVYDGRLHPEPGTRNQRVLLGADAHPDLAPTGIRFVPVEHRGCSQKSEEEGRVIREIYGSLLLESFRDRNGKEHPFGTENILVVSPYNVQVNHLRSVLPAGARVGTVDKFQGQEAEVVLVSMATSGAEDLPRDIEFLYSRNRLNVALSRARSLALVAASPRLLEIPCATVEQMRLVNTLCRVADGGHLSF
- a CDS encoding HNH endonuclease — encoded protein: MDDLDTRIRLKAFAHLEILRMQYGDILPLTSLSAGFEFEGRGVRFLGPPGIFKPAILPEIPLSIKTVPIEEGKPRPYEDEIGTDGLIRYKYRGTDPNHRDNVGLRLAMQRQVPLIYFYGHAPGQYEAVWPVYIVGDDPGSLTFSVVVAEKRVDANPREFSFGDETAVRSYITVATQRRLHQQSFRIRVLQAYRQSCSICRLRHAELLEAAHILPDRNPRGEPWVSNGISLCKLHHAAFDSQILGIRPDLVIEIRRDILEESDGPLLIHGLQGWHNKKLSVVPNSALLKPREDFLEERYELFRKAG
- a CDS encoding methyltransferase domain-containing protein — translated: MDDRTIRYYDDNAEEVFALYESAAGGVRQYFRLAFPTGAEVLDIGSGSGRDLGILAAEEYAAYGAEPSAALRSLCLSHHPETEGRVYSAALPELSAHIHKKFDGVLCSAVLQHLPAERQFDAAFDIRSLLKPGGRLLLSFPGQRPGIGENGRDDKGRLYTPLVPEAVELLFERLGFHLLGRWDNEDGLGRPIRWTTLLFSLRSDQALRPIDRIEGILNRDRKTATYKLALFRALCDIALTRFALASWRPDGSVGVPVDEIVERWIYYYWPLMDNPEGFIPQIRGEKPGSAKPIAFRRDLGRLIDSFSLSGGLDAFATALGNDALSPQQRTILERLQRILCRTIINGPVRHAGHFMDGNTNFFVYDRQSQQVFFDADIWRELCLSGHWIQDALLLRWSELTADISGGTISRSHVIDRLLRIPTFSRNVDEAKNIYRDMAGKQCVWTGERLYGRYEVDHVLPFSLWRNNDLWNLLPAAAAINRAKADRLPTNSLLRKRKGVILEYWDLLHRANPPRFERETGRFTAARTFDLSRVFAGMMEAVEVTALQRGIDRWEP
- the rsgA gene encoding ribosome small subunit-dependent GTPase A, with the translated sequence MDRSAEVFEGAFLGAWDEARGKEFAPFAAAGLEPGRVLEAGRNVFRVWTAAGARTAYPAGGIRAAEPVVAGDWVALDTAQTTAVVRGMLGRRSFFSRQAAGREVREQVLAANIDFALILLGLDRDYNRKRLDRYLVQARRGGVRPVVVLTKADLCPDPVGFVARTEYELKGVAVHAISVRSGYGVADLGAWLRPGNSCLLTGSSGVGKSTLVNHLAGEEVARTGAVRQSDGRGRATTTSTRGFLTGGGAWVFDSPGLREVQLWGSEEDIADAFDDIARLARGCRYGDCGHRGEPGCAVRAALERGEVSAERLLNYGKLRQELGATRESVQRARKKRSRAIALLVRNHRKVSRE
- a CDS encoding tetratricopeptide repeat protein, which encodes MQILDPEGNRRHQVEGFLPPEDFLGQLKLGLAHAAFAREDWKEAVKRFEDILDAHPGSDAAPEALYWRGVTRYKASGDAADLMETGAAFKTRYVNTTWAKKASVWG
- a CDS encoding addiction module toxin, HicA family, encoding MVKAPVLRPKELAAILERLGFREDRQRGSHKHYRHADGRGTTIPFHPGRDISPILLKQIAKEIGLTVDELTRDRQSPKKG
- a CDS encoding type II toxin-antitoxin system HicB family antitoxin is translated as MKAYTAIVEKCPQTGLYVGYVPGFPGAHSQGETLDELRLNLREVLELLLEDGDPVLETEFIGIQTIQVA